In the genome of Bacillota bacterium, the window ACCAAAAGGCTCACTAGATTTTCATACAGTTGGCATACTAAAGCAAGCCATATACCCACTGGCAGTGAACGAAGATATAACAGATATCACGTTTGATTATTCAGACGTTGATTATTCGGATAGCTCGGCCTTCGGTCTTCTGCTTAAACTTAGCAGAACACTGGATGGAGAAGTCACTGTAATTAACGCGCGCCCATCGCTAAAAAGGTTATTTCAAATGGCTGGATTTGATACCCTGTTTTTTAAAGGCGAAAATCACGATCACATAGCGTAAGCCGGTGTTATTTAGATCTTCGATTTCTCTATCGCTACGTCTCAGGATGGCATCTAGCGATAACTATGTGCTAAAGGATGACAACTCCTCTTCTAACACTGGCATTTTGCACCTCAAAGACATTTCATCGACCATTGCTTATTCTTAGTTCGTAAAATCCTGTGTGATCATATATCCGTACGGACCGGCATCAACTATGCCTATACCTACCTTACCAAAAGCGGGGTGCAGAATATTCTGCCGGTGCCCCTCGCTCTGCATTAAGTTTTGGTGCGCAATATCGATGCTTTGCGCATATGCCAAGTTCTCGCCGGCAAATAGAAAAAGTATGCCTGCGCTCCGAAGCCTGTCAAATGGGCTTCCCTGGGTCGGTGAATTATGGTCGAAGTAATTATTCTTAACCATGTCGAGACTGTGCGCACGGGCTACATCTCTTATTCTGGGGTCAAATTGAAGCGCTTTCAGATGTAGCATCCGACGTTCATTATTAATAAGGCTTAGCATATATAGTTCTGCGCTGGCATTGAAAGATACCATTACATCGCGGGGGATATTTGCGCGAAATTCTCTTTCGCTGGGTGCCTTAAGCCATCCCGTATCTTCTATTGCTCTACCTACGATTCTCTCAACCTGTGGCTCAATAATCGTTGCTGCTTTCACAATGCGGGCTCCAATTATTGACCTGTTGATTGAGTCCTTGATATAGGTGCTTACAGGGAACCAGACGAGTGTTCCTAGTATTATCGATAACCATATGAATCCCCCTACCAGTGCTGGCAGCATCCCAAGCAGGCTATCGGTTTTTCTTAACTGAAAGCGCAATACAAATTTGGTAATGCGCTGATATAAGTAACGGGAGGCTAGCGCGGTTACTGTCGTGTATGTGAGTGCGAATAGCGCGGCAAAGGACATAAGGTTAGTATAGCTTTGTGGTAGGCGAGATGCGCTATATAGAAGGTTGCTTATTGGGGGATATGCCATAATTGCTAAGGATACAGATGCCATAAAGATAAACAAATCGACAGATGTCAAAAAAAAACCCCTTTCTATAGCCGTGTACGACCCAGGCAAGTAGGAAAACTATAATGGATAAGTCTACTAAGTTAAAGGATTCCAATGGTTGCTCACCTTGGCAAAGTTCTTACTGGTGTATTCCCTTTTTGGACTAAATATTTATAGGCAATAGAAAAACCCGCCCGTATGGGCGGGTTTTCCAACAGACCCTTTTT includes:
- a CDS encoding CAP domain-containing protein translates to MTSVDLFIFMASVSLAIMAYPPISNLLYSASRLPQSYTNLMSFAALFALTYTTVTALASRYLYQRITKFVLRFQLRKTDSLLGMLPALVGGFIWLSIILGTLVWFPVSTYIKDSINRSIIGARIVKAATIIEPQVERIVGRAIEDTGWLKAPSEREFRANIPRDVMVSFNASAELYMLSLINNERRMLHLKALQFDPRIRDVARAHSLDMVKNNYFDHNSPTQGSPFDRLRSAGILFLFAGENLAYAQSIDIAHQNLMQSEGHRQNILHPAFGKVGIGIVDAGPYGYMITQDFTN
- a CDS encoding STAS domain-containing protein gives rise to the protein MSDFSFTVEVLNDHKLLVKPKGSLDFHTVGILKQAIYPLAVNEDITDITFDYSDVDYSDSSAFGLLLKLSRTLDGEVTVINARPSLKRLFQMAGFDTLFFKGENHDHIA